One window from the genome of Hippocampus zosterae strain Florida chromosome 7, ASM2543408v3, whole genome shotgun sequence encodes:
- the ndufs6 gene encoding NADH dehydrogenase [ubiquinone] iron-sulfur protein 6, mitochondrial: MAAAVMIRVLSLSKTTKALVSPSRLSTATVQRYSVDVSSAGEAITHTGQVFDAKDPRRVRFVGKQKEVNKNWAIKLVAEESVTDVEARVVSCDGGGGALGHPKVYINLDKDTKVGTCGYCGLQFKQKHHH; this comes from the exons ATGGCAGCCGCTGTGATGATTCGAGTGTTGTCCTTGAGTAAAACGACTAAGGCTTTAGTTTCTCCTTCGAGGCTTTCTACAGCGACTGTACAACGTTACAGCGTGGATGTTTCCAGCGCTGGTGAGGCCATTACACATACTGGACAG GTGTTTGATGCAAAAGAcccaaggagggtcagattcgTTGGGAAACAGAAAGAG GTCAATAAGAACTGGGCCATCAAGTTGGTGGCTGAGGAAAGTGTGACTGACGTCGAGGCCCGCGTCGTATCCTGTGATGGCGGCGGTGGAGCACTCGGTCACCCCAAAGTCTATATTAACCTG GATAAAGACACAAAAGTGGGCACATGTGGCTACTGTGGATTACAATTCAAGCAGAAGCACCATCACTGA
- the irx1b gene encoding iroquois-class homeodomain protein IRX-1b: MAFPQLGYPQFLNAAHEVYSSERSASSREGSGESGVSSSATAAAVGSMLGMYGSPWAAPNYSAFLPYSGAPDLALISQMGSQYELKDSPGSHPGSLPVHAAQGFYPYGQYPYGDPSRAKTATRETTSTLKAWLQEHQKNPYPTKGEKIMLAIITRMTLTQVSTWFANARRRLKKENKVTWGRSAEDRDGRIFSSDNEDEQGKNGSDDDDEDEEIDLETVEIERAEEPRAAAEQGCRKGEKESDAAGTEASTEPRSSESTRTLSADATISLHKAEPAVKAADRSPGRQECQRPPQSKPKIWSLAETAAAPDSSHKACHAAHAHRPALAPAAGHPALLPGHGIYTCQIGKLHNWANAAFLNANSLLNMRSLLGGAQGGHLPVRGPAPPARHDARPGHGTSGTEDDSDGDSSGSFSPKRDDEDSDHRPESLRSPFRLIADRSHHGTATQRALTSTL; the protein is encoded by the exons ATGGCTTTCCCTCAACTGGGGTACCCCCAGTTCCTCAACGCCGCTCACGAGGTGTACTCGAGCGAACGCTCGGCCTCTAGCCGGGAAGGAAGCGGCGAAAGCGGCGTGAGCTCGTCCGCGACGGCCGCTGCCGTGGGCTCCATGCTGGGGATGTACGGGAGCCCATGGGCGGCCCCCAACTACAGTGCCTTTCTGCCGTACAGCGGAGCACCGGACCTCGCCCTCATCTCTCAAATG GGCTCTCAGTACGAGTTAAAGGACAGCCCCGGTTCCCACCCGGGCTCTCTACCTGTGCACGCCGCTCAAGGTTTCTACCCGTACGGACAGTACCCGTACGGCGACCCGTCGAGAGCCAAGACCGCCACACGAGAGACCACCAGCACCTTGAAGGCCTGGCTGCAGGAGCACCAGAAAAACCCGTACCCCACCAAAGGGGAGAAGATCATGCTTGCGATCATTACCAGGATGACACTCACACAG GTATCCACGTGGTTTGCAAACGCACGCAGGCGTCTGAAGAAGGAGAATAAGGTGACGTGGGGGCGCAGCGCCGAGGACCGCGACGGACGCATCTTCAGCAGCGACAACGAGGACGAGCAAGGCAAGAACGgcagcgacgacgacgacgaagacgaGGAGATCGACTTGGAAACGGTCGAGATCGAAAGAGCCGAGGAGCCGCGCGCCGCAGCGGAGCAGGGCTGCAGGAAGGGGGAGAAGGAGTCGGACGCGGCCGGCACGGAGGCCTCGACGGAGCCTCGGAGCTCGGAGAGCACCAGGACGCTTTCCGCGGACGCGACTATTTCGCTCCATAAGGCCGAGCCGGCTGTCAAAGCGGCGGATCGCTCCCCCGGCAGACAGGAGTGCCAGAGACCGCCGCAGAGCAAACCCAAAATCTGGTCCCTGGCCGAGACCGCCGCGGCACCGGACAGCTCGCACAAAGCCTGCCACGCCGCACACGCGCACCGCCCGGCTTTGGCGCCCGCCGCCGGACACCCGGCGCTGCTCCCGGGTCATGGGATATACACGTGCCAGATCGGAAAACTGCACAACTGGGCCAACGCGGCTTTTCTCAACGCCAACTCGCTCTTGAACATGAGGTCACTCCTCGGAGGGGCGCAGGGCGGACATCTGCCCGTGCGCGGACCCGCGCCCCCCGCGCGTCATGACGCGCGGCCCGGACACGGGACTTCGGGGACGGAAGACGACAGTGACGGAGACTCGTCTGGAAGCTTTAGTCCGAAACGAGACG atgaagACAGCGACCACAGGCCGGAGTCGCTCAGGTCTCCATTCCGGCTCATCGCGGACAG ATCTCACCATGGCACGGCAACACAGAGAGCTCTCACATCAACATTATGA
- the irx4b gene encoding iroquois-class homeodomain protein IRX-4b → MAYSQLGYSYSTPPQFLMTATPLAGCLEPGSPPSHPALRSAGHQLTSGHSIGVCSPYAKRQAYYNNTCAGDAASLYSRGPLQPKGVAASVHNMGTSQTATCYPYEYTFGPYSYDRYGYSSAEGASRRKNATRETTGTLKAWLQEHQKNPYPTKGEKIMLAIITRMTLTQVSTWFANARRRLKKENKVTWSPRACKSSDDRGRDEDSDKSQEGDKEHPDQQSAELQSDLEDFDLLESDASDCEPKPAFPPEDNKVDSSIPPAHLAYDPSSPDFSKVTALGEQNAFFSMPDAHGTDDKAQIWSVATTAASLDPGLEREYPPCMLASGSSNMALANTDRKQESPVDTLREWVDGVFHAAPFHPAKASSSAAWSALNDAAASGRARGQPFALVRSTSSLS, encoded by the exons ATGGCTTACTCTCAGCTGGGATACTCCTACTCCACTCCACCACAG TTTCTGATGACCGCGACCCCCCTAGCCGGCTGCCTGGAGCCCGGATCTCCGCCGTCCCACCCGGCGCTGCGCTCCGCGGGCCACCAGCTCACCTCCGGCCACAGCATCGGCGTTTGCAGCCCTTACGCAAAGCGCCAAGCTTACTATAATAACACCTGCGCCGGCGACGCCGCATCTCTCTATTCGAGA GGACCACTACAGCCTAAAGGGGTGGCAGCATCAGTGCACAACATGGGGACCTCTCAGACAGCGACCTGCTATCCTTATGAATACACGTTCGGCCCTTATTCTTACGACAGATATGG TTACTCCTCCGCAGAAGGAGCTTCGCGGCGTAAAAACGCTACCCGGGAAACCACGGGCACCCTGAAGGCCTGGCTGCAGGAGCACCAGAAGAACCCTTACCCAACCAAAGGAGAGAAGATCATGCTGGCCATCATCACCAGGATGACCCTCACCCAA GTGTCGACGTGGTTCGCCAACGCCCGCAGGAGGCTGAAGAAGGAGAACAAGGTGACGTGGTCACCGCGAGCTTGTAAAAGCTCAGACGACAGAGGCCGCGATGAAGACAGTGACAAGTCGCAGGAAGGAGATAAAGAGCATCCAG ATCAACAGTCTGCCGAGCTGCAGAGCGATCTGGAAGACTTTGACCTCCTGGAGTCCGACGCGTCCGACTGTGAACCCAAGCCAGCGTTTCCACCGGAGGACAACAAAGTGGATTCGAGCATTCCACCGGCTCACCTGGCGTACGACCCGTCGTCTCCGGACTTCTCCAAAGTCACGGCGCTTGGAGAGCAGAACGCCTTCTTTTCCATGCCGGATGCGCACGGGACGGACGACAAAGCCCAAATCTGGTCCGTCGCTACCACGGCGGCGTCTCTGGATCCCGGCTTGGAGCGGGAATATCCACCCTGCATGCTGGCGAGCGGCTCATCCAACATGGCGCTGGCCAACACGGACAGGAAGCAGGAATCACCGGTGGACACGCTGAGGGAGTGGGTGGACGGCGTTTTCCACGCCGCGCCGTTTCATCCCGCAAAGGCTTCTTCTTCGGCGGCGTGGAGCGCTTTGAATGACGCGGCGGCGAGCGGCAGAGCGCGAGGACAACCGTTTGCACTCGTGAGATCAACGTCTTCGTTGTCGTAG